A DNA window from Deltaproteobacteria bacterium contains the following coding sequences:
- a CDS encoding tetratricopeptide repeat protein, producing the protein MKNKFIFLSIGTVSLLTLSAAHGLNSQPAVDPGTPSIRQDAANVGKKKTAKKSQLAAPSASKNQSGSRASIGGSLKRSALPQSRALQTPEATRTRSIGTVKPPRSNSFYDAGTKEAEYEKLLDREINALFRASMKAKKSPQRGEIWLRLAERYVEKARLVEFRMQNEYDQAVKAFVEKKTRIKPRLDTNKTREHNKKAIQLYDWFVRDFPNDPKIDQALFFLGYNHFEMGNTKQGEDFYRQLVSRYPESIYVTESHFALGEFYFENEVWRQAFDNYQKVIQAKRARLASFAYYKAAWCLYRLSKTTDALKYLERVIRMSKAADAASNVPGRKSINRIRLAIEALKDYVPFYAEVGNVDQAYDDFVRVSGDERAATQMLEKLAYLTADQGSRQIAAKLFRQLISFNITGERAAEYQYQIVLTFATSDAREFRRQLEMWLENFGPASLWAQENRKNQKLVTDVARLQETTLRNHVLQLHQTAQNSRARFSQEVAHGAYMLYVKHFSDSPQIAEMQFFHAELLFDMGRFNDAARLYVYAADKDTKGQYKERAQLNAVLAFEKILPSDQEIEARRGKSLEKIQLDPAVEQFVRSAQRYITAFPKGEKVGDIERRLGVIYYSYNYFDEAIPIFEKTLYGDPASANGEIAGNLILDIYKLKDDMIGFADKGTQFMANPAIMKTKFGQQVRLLMEKANYAKAEKLAATGDHSKAAKEFENFVGITKSEDLALAARFKAAASYEKAGDLAGAAKNYQLVLATPGKDPRTKSLHNDARNALAKIYEQTGQLDLAAKQFAAYADANSKDQKAINGFFNAAVIWDGLGNTQEASSNYELYRKYSKRADRIDTYFLEAEMWQRRKLEKRAAQFFKLYLDSGGRDEAKRIEATFLIADTDRKAGAFTKSMKGYSSVLYMHKNGSPLVREATVKYLAEARFEIAQPLKNDLAAIRFGTSDKSQGAAAAQVQAGIKKYLEAMKEIIRLDYGPMIVAALASTGQVYDLVAQKFEKIPTPSGLAGEDAKKYRELIQVEVVRFKNEAKTSYQAAVDRSLEFETYGPWTKAARIGLSAYDAKFNDAGDLAVDVNAGDWMGL; encoded by the coding sequence ATGAAGAACAAGTTTATATTCCTCTCTATTGGAACAGTGTCGCTACTCACTTTGTCGGCGGCGCACGGTTTGAATTCTCAGCCGGCTGTCGATCCAGGCACGCCGTCGATTCGCCAGGATGCAGCTAATGTAGGTAAGAAAAAGACCGCGAAGAAATCTCAGCTGGCAGCACCATCGGCTTCGAAAAACCAATCAGGCTCTAGGGCATCAATCGGTGGAAGTCTTAAGCGGTCTGCACTTCCCCAATCGCGCGCACTTCAAACTCCAGAGGCGACACGTACCCGGAGTATTGGCACTGTTAAGCCTCCGCGTTCCAATTCATTTTACGACGCAGGCACGAAGGAAGCAGAGTACGAAAAGCTTTTAGACCGAGAGATCAATGCTCTGTTTCGCGCGTCAATGAAGGCAAAGAAGAGTCCACAGCGTGGTGAGATTTGGTTAAGGTTGGCCGAGCGCTATGTAGAAAAGGCGCGCTTGGTCGAGTTTCGCATGCAAAATGAATACGACCAGGCTGTAAAAGCATTTGTCGAAAAGAAAACGAGGATTAAACCGCGCCTCGATACTAACAAAACTCGTGAGCACAATAAAAAGGCGATTCAGCTTTACGACTGGTTCGTTCGCGACTTTCCAAACGATCCAAAAATCGATCAAGCGCTATTTTTCCTCGGCTACAATCATTTCGAAATGGGAAATACGAAGCAGGGTGAAGACTTTTATCGGCAGCTGGTCAGTCGATATCCCGAAAGCATTTATGTGACTGAATCGCATTTTGCGCTTGGCGAGTTCTATTTTGAAAATGAAGTATGGCGTCAGGCGTTTGATAACTATCAAAAGGTCATTCAGGCCAAGCGCGCACGCCTAGCTTCGTTTGCTTATTATAAAGCGGCGTGGTGCTTGTACCGCCTCAGTAAAACTACCGACGCACTAAAGTATCTCGAGCGGGTGATTCGAATGAGCAAAGCCGCAGATGCGGCCTCCAATGTCCCCGGCAGGAAGTCTATAAATCGCATTCGACTTGCCATTGAAGCTCTAAAGGACTACGTACCGTTCTACGCAGAAGTCGGCAATGTCGATCAAGCTTACGACGACTTTGTTCGCGTTTCTGGCGACGAGCGCGCGGCGACACAGATGTTAGAAAAGTTGGCCTATCTCACCGCAGATCAAGGCAGTCGCCAAATTGCAGCGAAGCTGTTTAGACAATTGATAAGTTTCAACATAACTGGCGAGCGAGCGGCCGAATACCAGTATCAAATTGTTCTCACGTTCGCTACATCGGACGCGCGTGAGTTTCGTCGACAGTTAGAAATGTGGCTTGAAAACTTTGGCCCCGCTTCTTTATGGGCGCAAGAAAACAGGAAGAACCAGAAATTGGTAACGGACGTCGCCCGTCTTCAGGAAACCACTCTTCGAAATCATGTGTTGCAGTTGCATCAGACGGCACAAAATTCGAGAGCTCGATTTTCGCAAGAGGTCGCACACGGTGCCTACATGCTCTACGTGAAGCATTTCTCGGATTCGCCACAGATCGCAGAGATGCAGTTTTTCCATGCGGAACTGCTGTTTGACATGGGACGCTTTAACGATGCAGCCAGGCTGTATGTTTACGCAGCCGACAAAGATACAAAAGGACAGTACAAAGAGCGCGCGCAGTTGAATGCCGTCTTGGCATTCGAAAAGATTTTACCGTCCGATCAAGAGATCGAAGCACGTCGTGGAAAGTCGCTGGAAAAGATACAATTGGATCCTGCGGTCGAACAGTTTGTTCGCTCAGCGCAGCGCTATATCACCGCGTTTCCGAAAGGTGAAAAAGTCGGTGATATAGAGCGCCGGTTGGGTGTCATTTATTACAGCTACAACTATTTCGACGAAGCGATTCCGATCTTCGAGAAGACGCTGTATGGCGACCCAGCTTCAGCGAATGGGGAAATTGCCGGCAACTTGATTCTCGATATCTATAAACTGAAAGACGACATGATTGGTTTTGCCGATAAGGGCACCCAGTTTATGGCAAACCCGGCAATTATGAAGACAAAGTTTGGTCAGCAAGTAAGGCTTTTGATGGAAAAAGCCAACTACGCGAAAGCTGAAAAACTTGCAGCAACCGGGGATCACTCAAAAGCGGCGAAAGAGTTTGAAAACTTTGTCGGTATCACGAAGAGCGAGGATCTTGCCCTAGCCGCGAGATTCAAGGCAGCCGCGAGTTACGAGAAAGCTGGTGACCTTGCTGGGGCAGCGAAGAACTATCAGCTTGTGCTCGCCACACCAGGAAAAGATCCTAGAACCAAGAGTCTTCATAACGACGCTCGCAACGCGCTTGCAAAAATCTACGAACAGACGGGGCAATTGGACCTGGCGGCAAAACAGTTTGCTGCCTATGCGGATGCCAACTCGAAAGATCAGAAGGCCATCAACGGATTCTTTAACGCTGCAGTTATCTGGGATGGTCTTGGGAATACGCAAGAGGCGAGTTCTAATTACGAGCTTTACAGAAAATACTCGAAGCGAGCCGACCGGATCGACACCTATTTTTTAGAGGCAGAAATGTGGCAGCGCAGGAAGCTTGAAAAGCGCGCGGCGCAGTTCTTTAAGCTTTACCTCGACAGCGGGGGGCGCGATGAAGCGAAGCGAATCGAAGCGACATTCTTAATTGCTGATACTGATCGAAAAGCAGGGGCATTTACCAAGTCCATGAAGGGATACAGCTCGGTTCTGTATATGCATAAAAATGGCTCGCCTCTGGTGCGAGAAGCGACCGTTAAGTATCTTGCGGAGGCTAGGTTTGAAATTGCTCAGCCACTGAAAAACGATCTGGCGGCAATTCGCTTCGGTACAAGTGATAAATCACAGGGTGCGGCTGCGGCGCAGGTCCAAGCAGGAATTAAGAAGTATCTCGAGGCGATGAAAGAGATTATTCGTCTTGATTACGGTCCGATGATTGTTGCTGCCTTGGCGAGTACCGGGCAAGTGTACGACTTGGTCGCGCAGAAGTTCGAAAAAATTCCGACACCGTCTGGATTGGCCGGCGAAGATGCAAAAAAATATCGCGAATTGATCCAAGTCGAGGTGGTGCGATTTAAAAATGAAGCGAAGACCTCTTATCAGGCCGCCGTAGACAGATCGTTAGAATTTGAGACCTATGGTCCGTGGACCAAAGCAGCGCGGATTGGTCTGTCAGCCTACGATGCGAAATTTAACGACGCGGGCGATCTTGCAGTTGATGTCAACGCTGGCGATTGGATGGGGCTATGA
- a CDS encoding outer membrane beta-barrel domain-containing protein, whose translation MRRFFSRAAAIVLFLLANLANPEVGQSEVIQFPSEELATESVLPVFDQPAVVRNRVVELAKRFEFGILMGYALTEPFYNPLQLGATFSYHINEEHGINIFGTTFLEGLSGEAAQLNPIPNSSPPVNANLQYGPSPKYLVIGSWQYSAYYGKLSFTKDYVMNLHLYGLAGIGMYGLGDASKPVLAVGLGQKFHFSPSLSLRFDLRAMTYMGPDPTSIRLDNKTGPQPTSAFEDKLMLEGLLNVGLSYMLPSL comes from the coding sequence ATGCGTCGATTTTTTTCTCGCGCAGCGGCTATAGTTTTATTTTTGCTCGCAAATCTGGCGAATCCAGAAGTGGGGCAATCCGAGGTGATTCAGTTTCCCTCCGAAGAGTTGGCGACCGAATCTGTATTACCAGTATTCGACCAGCCAGCAGTTGTTCGTAATCGCGTGGTCGAGTTAGCGAAGCGTTTTGAATTCGGTATACTAATGGGCTACGCACTGACGGAGCCATTTTATAATCCACTTCAGCTAGGAGCGACGTTTTCCTATCACATCAATGAAGAACACGGAATTAACATCTTCGGGACCACGTTCTTGGAAGGTCTGTCGGGCGAAGCCGCGCAGTTGAATCCCATCCCTAACTCCAGTCCCCCAGTAAACGCCAATCTCCAGTATGGGCCCTCGCCCAAGTACTTAGTGATCGGCAGCTGGCAGTATTCCGCTTATTACGGAAAGCTTTCTTTCACCAAAGACTATGTGATGAATCTCCATTTGTATGGTTTAGCGGGAATCGGAATGTACGGGTTAGGTGACGCCTCGAAACCGGTGCTTGCGGTGGGGCTTGGACAGAAGTTTCATTTTTCACCGTCACTTTCTTTGCGATTTGATCTTCGGGCAATGACTTACATGGGGCCGGATCCGACTTCGATCCGACTGGATAATAAAACAGGGCCTCAACCTACCAGCGCGTTCGAGGACAAATTGATGCTCGAGGGGCTTTTGAATGTGGGTTTGAGCTACATGCTTCCCAGCTTGTGA
- a CDS encoding CTP synthase produces MEQKFIFVTGGVVSSIGKGLTAASLGTLLEARGLKVTIMKFDPYLNVDPGTMSPLQHGEVFVTEDGAETDLDLGHYERFTSITVHRANSVSTGQVYEAVIAKERRGDYLGGTVQVIPHITDEIKARMFEAAQGAEVAIVEIGGTVGDIESLPFLEAIRQMRTDLGHENSLFIHVTYVPYIAAAGELKSKPTQHSVKELREIGIQPDFLICRSERVIPKEVKAKIGLFCSVRPENVIGAYDCSTIYEVPLMLHEQGFDASVCERLGVEGDEPDIQPWRDIVSTLRNPGQAVKIGVVGKYVDLKESYKSLNEAIVHGGIANNTRVELKWVDSELLTENNVDEALNSVDAVLVPGGFGERGAEGKIVAIQHARVNQIPFFGICFGMQLAAIEFARNVCGIPDATSREFSGDRKTGSRNFVIDFMEEQRTIKDKGGTMRLGSYPCSLQEGTIVHRVYGKSLIHERHRHRYEFNNKYRPLFQKNGMTLAGICEDRDLVEIIELATHPWFVGVQFHPEFKSRPTSPHPLFSSFVEAALTNRQSKMLSASKKKSQQSLKATPKRAPPKLPAKKRTLAART; encoded by the coding sequence TTGGAGCAGAAATTTATTTTTGTTACAGGTGGGGTTGTATCGTCGATCGGTAAGGGCTTGACGGCGGCTTCTCTTGGGACACTCTTGGAAGCGCGCGGTTTGAAAGTCACAATTATGAAATTCGATCCGTATCTGAACGTCGACCCGGGAACAATGTCGCCGCTTCAGCATGGCGAAGTTTTTGTCACCGAAGATGGAGCTGAAACGGATCTTGATCTTGGACACTATGAGCGCTTCACGTCGATCACGGTTCATCGCGCGAATTCAGTTTCGACGGGACAAGTCTACGAAGCCGTCATCGCAAAGGAACGTCGCGGTGATTATTTAGGCGGAACGGTCCAAGTCATTCCACATATCACCGATGAAATTAAGGCGCGGATGTTCGAAGCGGCGCAAGGTGCGGAAGTCGCGATCGTGGAGATCGGCGGGACTGTTGGAGATATCGAAAGTCTTCCGTTCCTAGAAGCGATTCGCCAAATGCGTACAGATTTGGGTCACGAAAATTCTTTGTTTATCCATGTTACCTACGTTCCGTATATCGCTGCCGCCGGCGAACTAAAGTCAAAGCCAACACAGCACTCAGTGAAAGAGCTCCGCGAAATCGGAATTCAACCGGATTTTTTAATCTGCAGAAGCGAGCGAGTGATTCCGAAAGAAGTAAAAGCGAAGATCGGCCTTTTTTGTTCGGTTCGACCAGAGAATGTCATCGGCGCCTACGATTGTTCGACTATTTACGAAGTTCCTTTGATGCTTCACGAGCAAGGATTTGATGCCAGTGTTTGTGAACGACTAGGTGTCGAAGGTGACGAACCGGACATCCAGCCTTGGCGCGATATTGTATCGACACTTCGCAATCCCGGCCAAGCGGTAAAAATTGGCGTCGTTGGCAAGTACGTGGATCTCAAAGAAAGTTACAAGTCTTTGAATGAAGCAATTGTTCACGGTGGAATTGCGAACAATACCCGTGTTGAACTGAAGTGGGTCGATTCGGAATTGTTGACGGAAAACAATGTTGATGAGGCCCTCAATTCTGTCGACGCTGTCCTGGTTCCCGGAGGGTTCGGTGAGCGCGGAGCTGAGGGAAAAATTGTGGCGATTCAACATGCTCGTGTGAACCAGATTCCGTTTTTTGGAATCTGCTTTGGCATGCAGCTAGCCGCGATTGAATTTGCGCGAAATGTTTGTGGCATTCCCGATGCCACTTCGCGCGAGTTTTCTGGCGATAGAAAAACAGGATCACGAAACTTCGTTATCGACTTCATGGAGGAGCAGCGAACGATCAAAGATAAAGGCGGAACGATGCGCCTCGGTTCGTACCCATGTTCGCTCCAGGAGGGCACGATCGTCCATCGTGTTTATGGGAAGTCTCTGATTCACGAACGTCACAGGCACCGTTACGAGTTTAATAACAAGTACCGTCCGTTGTTTCAGAAGAATGGAATGACATTGGCTGGGATTTGCGAGGACCGAGATCTCGTCGAGATCATCGAGCTTGCGACCCACCCATGGTTTGTTGGAGTTCAATTTCACCCAGAGTTCAAATCGCGCCCAACTTCGCCGCATCCGCTGTTTAGCAGTTTCGTCGAGGCTGCGCTGACCAACAGGCAGAGTAAGATGTTATCGGCCAGCAAAAAGAAGTCTCAGCAAAGCCTGAAAGCTACGCCTAAGCGTGCACCACCGAAACTTCCTGCGAAAAAGCGAACGCTTGCTGCGCGTACTTAG
- a CDS encoding tetratricopeptide repeat protein: MRKPKMLIRYVLAASTALGPLTVVAPMNVQAAVSPIAGPASLGLDSVQGKSADQVETILAILGDLDRLSALEPSFGEIEEASSESTLEDELIEVVAQAGQKKRTSKKKSTQTKSGKASAPGRAGTQAPRRVADPRAAMIKREEDRGRQAVRRGDYFEASKIFFGLLEKEKNPLRLLQIRFILGRTLQELKLHQVSAFPYYEIIRSEGKTNPKNKYVRQSLERLTVAADQLESDILLNYAVKQINEEDFPASNRDMLFFRRGEVRSRDGDFVEAAKEFNRVRSTSIFYNRARYQIALSLVEAGQLEKAENVYAALAEVSSDAGVTNKVRVNAMMGKARTLYQRKLFAEAIDSYREIPRDTEQWHDALFESTWALLQDGRFRSALSNFHSLHSPFYDDFYQPESLLLRAIVYHYICRYDEMETTLRLFERVYGPVSRELRSTLMSTSPSSAVSLYREVRKIDESFEELKKTAKAKRQSQSQVPFLVAKQVLREGDVRRNLSYIRNLEMERKKIDQAPATWRESRVGRYARRVVERRIDATQAATGRLIRRHLERIQVELSGHFEQSSLIRLDMLSGKKESVKKEIVGKGLLRDTVDDQQDRNFYIQNGYDFWPFKGEYWLDEIGNYHYLGVKACE, encoded by the coding sequence ATGAGAAAACCAAAAATGTTGATACGCTATGTGCTTGCCGCAAGTACCGCCCTCGGCCCGCTAACGGTTGTAGCGCCAATGAATGTTCAAGCTGCTGTAAGTCCGATTGCTGGCCCGGCCAGTCTTGGACTTGATTCTGTTCAAGGGAAATCTGCTGATCAAGTGGAAACCATTCTCGCGATTCTGGGCGATCTCGATCGGCTTTCAGCGCTTGAGCCAAGTTTCGGAGAAATAGAAGAAGCCTCAAGCGAATCTACTCTCGAAGATGAGCTTATAGAAGTCGTGGCGCAAGCCGGACAGAAAAAAAGAACCTCAAAGAAAAAGTCGACACAGACAAAATCAGGAAAGGCATCGGCCCCTGGGCGGGCAGGGACACAGGCGCCGCGCCGAGTAGCGGATCCTCGTGCGGCGATGATCAAGCGGGAAGAGGACCGCGGCCGACAAGCGGTGCGACGCGGAGACTATTTTGAGGCATCAAAAATCTTCTTTGGTCTTTTAGAAAAAGAGAAAAATCCACTTCGACTCTTGCAAATCCGCTTCATTCTTGGCCGCACGCTTCAAGAGCTGAAGCTTCACCAAGTGTCCGCGTTTCCCTATTACGAGATCATTAGGTCTGAAGGTAAAACGAATCCAAAAAATAAATATGTTCGCCAGTCGTTGGAGCGTCTAACTGTCGCTGCGGATCAACTGGAAAGCGACATTCTTCTCAATTACGCTGTGAAACAAATTAATGAGGAAGACTTTCCGGCCTCCAATCGGGATATGCTGTTCTTCCGACGGGGTGAGGTGAGATCGAGGGACGGCGACTTCGTCGAAGCGGCAAAAGAGTTCAACCGAGTCCGGAGCACTTCGATTTTCTACAACCGCGCTCGTTATCAAATTGCTCTGTCCCTGGTCGAGGCCGGTCAGTTAGAAAAAGCAGAGAATGTCTACGCCGCACTTGCGGAAGTTTCTTCCGATGCGGGAGTTACAAATAAAGTCCGGGTAAATGCAATGATGGGAAAGGCCCGGACACTTTATCAAAGAAAACTCTTTGCCGAGGCGATCGACTCTTACCGCGAAATTCCCCGAGACACTGAGCAATGGCACGATGCTTTGTTTGAATCGACGTGGGCGCTTCTGCAGGACGGTCGATTCCGCTCAGCCCTTTCAAACTTTCACTCGTTGCACTCTCCTTTTTATGATGACTTTTATCAGCCAGAATCGCTTCTGTTGCGGGCGATTGTGTATCATTACATTTGTCGCTATGACGAAATGGAAACAACTTTGCGGCTCTTCGAGCGTGTCTATGGTCCTGTTAGCCGCGAACTGCGATCTACTCTGATGTCGACTTCGCCGAGTTCGGCAGTTTCGCTGTACAGAGAAGTTCGAAAGATCGATGAATCTTTCGAGGAACTCAAAAAAACCGCAAAGGCGAAACGGCAGTCGCAATCACAGGTTCCTTTTTTGGTAGCGAAGCAGGTATTGCGAGAAGGCGATGTGAGGAGAAATCTATCCTACATTCGAAACCTCGAAATGGAGCGAAAGAAAATTGATCAAGCTCCCGCGACTTGGCGAGAATCGCGAGTTGGCCGGTACGCACGGCGAGTGGTCGAGCGCCGGATCGATGCGACTCAAGCCGCCACTGGTCGCTTGATCAGACGTCACCTCGAACGCATTCAGGTGGAACTTTCGGGACACTTTGAGCAATCGAGTTTGATTCGTCTGGATATGCTTTCGGGTAAAAAAGAATCCGTGAAAAAGGAAATTGTCGGCAAAGGTCTACTTCGAGACACAGTCGACGATCAGCAAGATCGAAACTTCTATATCCAGAATGGTTATGATTTTTGGCCCTTCAAAGGCGAGTACTGGTTGGACGAAATCGGCAACTACCATTACCTCGGTGTAAAGGCGTGCGAGTGA
- a CDS encoding tetratricopeptide repeat protein encodes MIVISKKSGTGWKLKLSTSVLVGVVAAACSSGPKPEPVVTGAGPKAGSTVPLPVGAGKDGESGGASVTGAGIQKYANLSEALRGSKTLNVQDEAARILVANPEDVVALNALAMWNYRQKKIGAAKLLLARAIEKGQPNASIHNNYGLMLLSEGDELAAAEHFKKALRLDEGHAEANANLGSHYAKGGDWKKALPRLERAWTAGRQDSSIANNYALSLKGEGDHEKARQVFEDAAKRNNKDPILLLNYASLLIETMNRPKEGLPLVYRVKFLETERKDVLNRANVLERKASGTSTP; translated from the coding sequence ATGATCGTCATATCAAAAAAATCTGGAACTGGTTGGAAATTGAAACTGTCGACAAGTGTACTCGTCGGCGTGGTCGCCGCAGCTTGCTCGTCCGGTCCGAAACCAGAGCCGGTGGTAACTGGTGCAGGTCCAAAAGCCGGAAGCACCGTGCCTCTACCGGTAGGCGCCGGCAAAGACGGCGAATCGGGTGGCGCCTCTGTGACGGGTGCTGGCATTCAGAAGTACGCGAACCTGTCGGAAGCACTTCGAGGAAGTAAAACGTTGAACGTTCAAGACGAGGCAGCGCGAATTTTAGTCGCGAATCCGGAGGATGTGGTCGCTTTGAATGCGCTAGCGATGTGGAACTACCGACAGAAGAAAATTGGCGCCGCAAAACTTTTGTTGGCGCGAGCAATTGAAAAAGGTCAGCCAAACGCTTCGATTCACAACAACTACGGGTTGATGTTGTTGTCAGAGGGCGACGAACTGGCTGCGGCCGAACATTTCAAGAAAGCACTTCGACTGGACGAAGGTCATGCGGAAGCGAATGCCAATCTCGGTTCGCATTACGCAAAGGGCGGCGACTGGAAAAAAGCATTGCCGCGCCTAGAGCGGGCATGGACAGCGGGCCGTCAGGATTCCTCCATCGCCAACAACTATGCACTAAGCTTGAAAGGCGAAGGCGATCACGAGAAAGCTCGCCAGGTATTTGAAGATGCGGCCAAACGTAACAATAAAGATCCGATCTTACTTCTCAACTATGCAAGCTTGTTGATTGAAACAATGAACAGGCCCAAGGAAGGGCTACCGCTTGTTTACCGAGTAAAGTTCCTTGAGACTGAGAGGAAGGATGTGTTGAACCGTGCAAACGTGTTGGAACGCAAGGCGAGTGGCACATCGACACCATAG
- a CDS encoding KpsF/GutQ family sugar-phosphate isomerase yields the protein MKLEIDTASKVLEIEARGLDRLRERLSTEPQASSFVRAIDLLAACKGKVIIAGMGKSGLIGRKIASTFASTGTPSFFLHPAESSHGDLGMIAADDVVIGISYSGEVPELEALLRFVARKNLPLISMTGKVGSTLGRAGTVSLDVSVAEEACPMGLAPTASTTATLSMGDALAVATLQRKGFKPEDFAELHPGGALGRRLLTRVSDVMHTGDALPLVSMNTQMRDVLATMTQKEVRGVAGVLDEKNQLIGIVTDGDLRRRLEKSLNPLDDKAIDLMSRAPKTVDHNEMAERALFMMEQFKIQTLFVVNRDSAEPGRPVGLLHLQDLLQAKLR from the coding sequence ATGAAGCTAGAAATCGATACGGCCTCAAAGGTTTTAGAAATTGAAGCGCGGGGATTGGACCGATTGCGTGAGCGACTATCAACAGAGCCGCAGGCTTCGAGTTTTGTACGTGCGATTGACCTCCTAGCCGCGTGTAAGGGGAAGGTCATAATTGCTGGCATGGGGAAGTCAGGATTGATCGGCAGAAAAATTGCTTCAACTTTCGCATCGACAGGCACACCGTCTTTCTTTCTTCACCCAGCGGAAAGCTCGCACGGTGATTTGGGAATGATCGCAGCAGATGATGTCGTGATAGGCATTAGCTACAGCGGTGAAGTGCCAGAATTGGAAGCTCTCTTGCGTTTTGTTGCTCGAAAAAACCTGCCTCTGATTTCGATGACGGGCAAAGTTGGAAGCACACTTGGTCGCGCTGGTACTGTCAGTCTGGATGTGAGTGTTGCAGAAGAGGCTTGCCCGATGGGGCTTGCGCCGACAGCGTCGACGACAGCGACCCTTTCGATGGGCGACGCGCTTGCCGTTGCGACGTTGCAGAGGAAAGGTTTCAAGCCAGAGGATTTCGCTGAGCTCCACCCAGGAGGAGCTCTTGGGCGTCGACTGTTAACGCGCGTTTCCGATGTCATGCACACGGGTGATGCTCTTCCTTTAGTTTCGATGAACACGCAAATGCGGGACGTGCTTGCGACGATGACACAGAAAGAAGTGCGTGGTGTTGCAGGTGTACTCGACGAGAAAAATCAACTGATAGGCATTGTGACAGACGGAGATCTTCGACGAAGATTGGAAAAAAGTCTTAACCCTTTGGACGATAAAGCTATCGATTTAATGTCTCGTGCGCCAAAGACAGTTGATCATAATGAAATGGCGGAACGGGCACTTTTCATGATGGAGCAGTTCAAAATTCAGACGCTATTTGTTGTGAATCGTGACTCGGCAGAACCCGGACGTCCAGTTGGACTTCTCCATTTACAGGACCTGCTACAGGCAAAACTCAGGTAA
- a CDS encoding outer membrane beta-barrel domain-containing protein, translated as MNELVFRILLLVPSIVLAMTFHSQFAFAQATFSDVQPDEVMSSVPGEMDAIEQLYAEDPGKKTTEIIEDGKPKQITGPKSDTEIKGVSDLSSLSEFKDIAVIQKRFLPKTQRFEGFGGINGILNDKFFTSVGVNGRLGYHFTERLGVELLVMVLATGERDVTKSLRQERGVVTTNFVSPQNYYGADIRWTPVYGKMSFLNSKITTFDLYFSGGAGITNTNQGGSEPTIHFGTGQVFAITKSAAFRWDFSWNFYNAKSGVAGAQQNSLYNNLFLTLGASFFFPEATYR; from the coding sequence ATGAATGAGTTAGTTTTTAGAATTTTACTTCTTGTGCCATCTATCGTGTTGGCGATGACATTTCATTCTCAATTCGCTTTTGCTCAAGCAACGTTTAGCGATGTTCAGCCAGACGAAGTCATGTCGTCAGTGCCGGGTGAAATGGATGCGATTGAACAACTGTATGCGGAAGACCCAGGAAAAAAAACCACCGAAATTATAGAAGACGGAAAACCAAAACAGATCACAGGGCCCAAGTCTGACACTGAAATCAAAGGTGTATCTGACCTGTCTTCGCTGTCTGAATTCAAAGATATCGCCGTTATTCAAAAGCGGTTCCTGCCGAAAACGCAGCGGTTTGAAGGCTTCGGTGGAATCAACGGTATTCTCAACGACAAGTTTTTTACCAGTGTCGGTGTCAACGGGCGACTTGGTTACCACTTCACAGAGCGTCTTGGAGTTGAGCTACTCGTCATGGTTCTGGCGACTGGTGAACGCGATGTGACCAAAAGTCTTCGTCAGGAGCGAGGTGTCGTAACAACGAACTTTGTTTCTCCGCAAAATTATTATGGAGCGGACATACGTTGGACACCGGTGTACGGGAAGATGTCATTTTTGAATAGCAAGATCACAACCTTTGACCTGTATTTTTCGGGCGGCGCCGGAATCACAAACACCAATCAGGGCGGATCAGAGCCAACTATTCACTTTGGAACTGGGCAGGTCTTCGCGATCACGAAGTCGGCAGCCTTCCGATGGGATTTTTCTTGGAACTTCTATAATGCCAAATCCGGTGTCGCGGGTGCGCAGCAAAACTCTCTCTATAACAATCTTTTCCTGACCTTGGGCGCGAGCTTCTTCTTTCCGGAGGCAACATACAGATGA